One segment of Anopheles stephensi strain Indian chromosome 3, UCI_ANSTEP_V1.0, whole genome shotgun sequence DNA contains the following:
- the LOC118509103 gene encoding maternal protein exuperantia-like, giving the protein MVVGLDESKVDVDEEQHYADSSFDECDTPAGVLSSKFDKTDLSINTNPLPHGKYTLIGIDIDTTGRRLIDEIVQISAFTPDKQYAQYIMPLMNLNPAARQRHQVRVITVGFFRMLKSMQTYRVMKTKMEIAALNEFIDWLEARRREDEGSEGIVLVYHEQRKFVPYMVIEALKKYKLLDRFAESVKSFVNGFKLAEEKCTKTIKYLSISQLAKLVLDEKEGSREGYEGNAAYRARMAFEISRRLATAEPKEAASASSSTETEPNVSASSEEATNSSSTAEDAVKVEGDKTTETAEHSAEEENEQKESEKKEGADAPATATSTSSASRPLTEEDREKMCTVLCEYASPISNEISELDEQEKNLVRQNSLRPVFLLYFKTTIYHRVKAVTYRRVLAESGHDYVSLRQLWQEKKREGVEAVINEIAELKEDERTELVELLDCHYDPDKQAFKPIVKRMKRRPSRGQPFFSNKNGNVPQQQNGNAQMAKENRKPFHGYQNNQKNFNNQHNGNNMMNKQQNQHQNQQHQQYYNGPSSPEASMRNEGGSPGKRFYQRNSRRRRGGNGQNQNQNQNQQNGGQNQQPMKNHNGNRHSYANSNRHNNHQFQQPIPSHA; this is encoded by the exons ATGGTGGTAGGTTTGGACGAATCGAAGGTAGATGTTGACGAGGAGCAGCACTATGCAGATAGTAGCTTCGACGAGTGCGATACACCTGCCGGTGTGTTGTCCTCGAAATTCGACAAAACTGACCTGTCGATTAATACCAATCCGTTGCCACACGGCAAGTACACCCTGATTGGTATCGATATAGATACGACGGGTCGTAGACTTATCGATGAGATCGTACAGATCTCGGCATTCACCCCGGACAAACAGTATGCGCAGTACATTATGCCACTGATGAACCTGAACCCGGCTGCCCGTCAGCGGCATCAGGTTCGGGTGATTACGGTCGGATTTTTCCGCATGCTGAAGAGTATGCAGACGTACCGCGTCATGAAAACCAAGATGGAAATTGCAGCACTGAACGAATTTATCGATTGGCTCGAGGCACGTCGCCGCGAAGACGAGGGATCCGAGGGCATTGTTCTGGTGTACCATGAGCAACGGAAATTCGTACCGTACATGGTCATCGAGGCCCTGAAGAAGTACAAGCTGTTGGATCGCTTTGCCGAGAGCGTCAAGTCGTTTGTGAATGGTTTCAAACTGGCCGAAGAGAAGTGTACTAAAACTATCAAGTACTTAAGCATAAGTCAACTTGCGAAGCTAGTTTTGGACGAAAAAGAAGGTTCTCGTGAAGGATATGAGGGAAACGCAGCCTACCGTGCCAGGATGGCGTTCGAAATTTCTAGACGCTTAGCAACCG CTGAGCCGAAGGAAGCTGCGTCTGCTTCATCATCAACGGAAACGGAGCCCAATGTTTCGGCCAGTTCTGAAGAAGCCACCAACTCATCCTCCACCGCTGAAGATGCCGTGAAggttgaaggtgacaagacaACCGAAACCGCCGAACACTCGGCGGAGGAAGAAAATGAGCAGAAGGAGAGTGAGAAGAAAGAAGGAGCCGATGCGCCTGCTACGGCTACTTCGACCAGCTCTGCATCTCGTCCATTGACCGAAGAGGATCGCGAAAAGATGTGCACTGTGCTTTGTGAATATGCATCGCCTATTTCCAACGAGATATCTGAGCTTGACGAGCAGGAGAAGAATCTGGTGCGTCAGAATTCATTGAGACCGGTAtttttgctctattttaaGACGACAATCTACCATAG GGTTAAGGCTGTTACGTACAGACGAGTACTGGCTGAATCTGGCCACGACTACGTATCTTTGCGTCAGCTCTGGCAAGAAAAGAAGCGCGAAGGTGTGGAAGCCGTCATCAACGAGATCGCAGAGTTGAAGGAAGACGAACGTACCGAGCTGGTCGAACTGCTTGACTGTCACTACGATCCGGACAAGCAAGCATTCAAGCCGATTGTGAAGCGCATGAAGCGTCGTCCTTCCCGAG GACAACCCTTCTTCTCCAACAAAAATGGCAATGTTCCGCAGCAACAGAACGGAAACGCTCAGATGGCTAAGGAAAATCGGAAACCCTTCCACGGCTACCAAAACAACCAGAAGAACTTTAACAATCAGCACAACGGAAACAATATGATgaacaagcagcaaaaccAGCATCAgaaccagcagcatcagcagtacTACAACGGTCCATCCTCGCCTGAGGCGAGTATGCGCAATGAAGGAGGATCGCCTGGAAAGCGTTTCTACCAGCGCAattctcgtcgtcgtcgcggaGGAAATGGACAGAATCAGAATCAGAACCAGAACCAGCAGAACGGCGGACAGAACCAACAGCCGATGAAGAACCACAACGGTAATCGCCATTCGTATGCGAACTCGAATCGCCACAACAACCATCAGTTCCAACAGCCTATTCCGAGTCATGCCTAG
- the LOC118509102 gene encoding maternal protein exuperantia-like, with translation MVVGLEESKVGVDEEQHYEDSSSDECDTPAGVLSSKFDKTDLSINTNPLPHGKYTLIGIDIDTTGRRLIDEIVQISAFTPDKQYAQYIMPLMNLNPAARQRHQVRVITVGFFRMLKSMQTYRVMKTKMEIAALNEFIDWLEARRREDEGSEGIVLVYHEQRKFVPYMVIEALKKYKLLDRFAESVKSFVNGFKLAEEKCTKTIKYLSISQLAKLVLDEKEGSREGYEGNAAYRARMAFEISRRLATAEPKEAASASSSTETEPNVSASSEEATNSSSTAEDAVKVEGDKTTETAEHSAEEENEQKDSEKKEGADAPATATSTSSASRPLTEEDREKMCTVLCEYASPISNEISELDEQEKNLVRQNSLRPVFLLYFKTTIYHRVKAVTYRRVLAESGHDYESLRQLWQEKKREGVEAVINEIAELKEDERSELVELLDCHYDPDKQAFKPIVKRMKRRPSRGQPFFSNKNGNVPQQQNGNAQMAKENRKPFHGYQNNQKNFNNQHNGNNMMNKQQNQHQNQQHQQYYNGPSSPEASMRNEGGSPGKRFYQRNSRRRRGGNGQNQNQNQNQQNGGQNQQPMKNHNGNRHSYANSNRHNNHQFQQPIPSHA, from the exons ATGGTGGTTGGCTTGGAAGAATCGAAGGTGGGTGTTGACGAGGAGCAGCACTATGAAGATAGCAGCTCCGACGAGTGCGATACACCTGCCGGTGTGTTGTCCTCGAAATTCGACAAAACTGACCTGTCGATTAATACCAATCCGTTGCCACACGGCAAGTACACCCTGATTGGTATCGATATAGATACGACGGGTCGTAGACTTATCGATGAGATCGTACAGATCTCGGCATTCACCCCGGACAAACAGTATGCGCAGTACATTATGCCACTGATGAACCTGAACCCGGCTGCCCGTCAGCGGCATCAGGTTCGGGTGATTACGGTCGGATTTTTCCGCATGCTGAAGAGTATGCAGACGTACCGCGTCATGAAAACCAAGATGGAAATTGCAGCACTGAACGAATTTATCGACTGGCTCGAGGCACGTCGCCGCGAAGACGAAGGATCCGAGGGCATTGTTCTGGTGTACCATGAGCAACGGAAATTCGTACCGTACATGGTCATCGAGGCGCTGAAGAAGTACAAGCTGCTGGATCGCTTTGCCGAGAGCGTCAAGTCGTTTGTGAATGGGTTCAAACTGGCCGAAGAGAAGTGTACTAAAACTATCAAGTACTTAAGCATAAGTCAACTTGCGAAGCTAGTTTTGGACGAAAAAGAAGGTTCTCGTGAAGGATATGAGGGAAACGCAGCCTACCGTGCCAGGATGGCGTTCGAAATTTCTAGACGCTTGGCAACCG CTGAGCCGAAGGAAGCTGCGTCTGCTTCATCATCAACGGAAACGGAGCCCAATGTTTCGGCCAGTTCTGAAGAAGCCACCAACTCATCCTCCACCGCTGAAGATGCCGTGAAggttgaaggtgacaagacaACCGAAACCGCCGAACACTCGGCGGAGGAAGAAAATGAGCAGAAGGATAGTGAGAAGAAAGAAGGAGCCGATGCGCCTGCTACGGCTACTTCGACCAGCTCTGCATCTCGTCCATTGACCGAAGAGGATCGCGAAAAGATGTGCACTGTGCTTTGTGAATATGCATCGCCTATTTCCAACGAGATATCTGAGCTTGACGAGCAGGAGAAGAATCTGGTGCGTCAGAATTCATTGAGACCGGTAtttttgctctattttaaGACGACAATCTACCATAG GGTTAAGGCTGTTACGTACAGACGAGTACTGGCTGAATCTGGCCACGACTACGAATCTTTGCGTCAGCTCTGGCAAGAAAAGAAGCGCGAAGGTGTGGAAGCCGTCATCAACGAGATCGCAGAGTTGAAGGAAGACGAACGTTCCGAGCTGGTCGAACTGCTTGACTGTCACTACGATCCGGACAAGCAAGCATTCAAGCCGATTGTGAAGCGCATGAAGCGTCGTCCTTCCCGAG GACAACCCTTCTTCTCCAACAAAAATGGCAATGTTCCGCAGCAACAGAACGGAAACGCCCAGATGGCTAAGGAAAATCGGAAACCCTTCCACGGCTACCAAAACAACCAGAAGAACTTTAACAATCAGCACAACGGAAACAATATGATgaacaagcagcaaaaccAGCATCAgaaccagcagcatcagcaatacTACAACGGTCCGTCCTCGCCTGAGGCGAGTATGCGCAATGAAGGAGGATCGCCTGGAAAGCGTTTCTACCAGCGCAattctcgtcgtcgtcgcggaGGAAATGGACAGAATCAGAATCAGAACCAGAACCAGCAGAACGGCGGACAGAACCAACAGCCGATGAAGAACCACAACGGTAATCGCCATTCGTATGCGAACTCGAATCGCCACAACAACCATCAGTTCCAACAGCCTATTCCGAGTCATGCCTAG
- the LOC118509105 gene encoding MIP18 family protein galla-1 yields MLSFFRKKTSEDLTVGSPSGSKGSPLVGSNGAVPPAPTLQELGYRNANDLRETIYDILRTIRDPEKPNTLEDLAVVYEEGIFVNEPTPNNVNVVRVEFNPTVPHCSLATLIGLCIRMKIERNINHNLKLDIYIKKGAHATEDEINKQINDKERIAAAMENPNLKQLVENCIKEED; encoded by the exons atgctttcctttttccgtAAGAAAACCTCAGAAGATCTGACCGTCGGGTCACCGTCGGGTTCGAAAGGTAGTCCGCTGGTCGGCTCAAATGGAGCAGTGCCTCCTGCACCAACTCTGCAAGAATTGGGCTATCGAAACGCGAACGATTTAAGAGAAACTATATACGACATTCTGCGTACAATTCGTGACCCGGAAAAGCCCAACACTCTGGAGGATTTGGCCGTCGTGTACGAGGAAGGCATATTCGTGAACGAGCCGACCCCAAACAACGTAAATGTTGTGCGGGTCGAGTTCAATCCAACGGTACCGCACTGTTCGCTAGCCACACTAATTGGGCTGTGCATAAGGATGAAAATTGAGCGAAATATCAATCATAATTTGAAGCTGGATATATACATCAAGAAAGGTGCCCACGCGACGGAAGACGAAA TTAACAAACAGATCAACGATAAGGAACGAATAGCAGCGGCAATGGAGAATCCCAACCTTAAACAGTTGGTTGAAAACTGTATCAAAGAGGAAGATTGA